Within Primulina tabacum isolate GXHZ01 chromosome 5, ASM2559414v2, whole genome shotgun sequence, the genomic segment CCGGGGCTCAATGTTTGATTTAGCATTTTCTGCAGTGCCTCTATTTGCTCTCTAGTGAAAGGACTACCCTCGGTACTAATCTCTGTGGTGGTGGCATTATTTGCACGGGTTTCTCTCTCAACCCGAGTGTTGGATGGCATCCAATCTACTGGTTTGCCGTGTAATTTCCAGCAAGTAGCCTTGACATGACCCAGTTTCTTGCAATGGCACACCAGGGCCGTCCCTTGCCAGACCTATTGGGTTGAGAGGAATTGTGGGTGAATAAAGCCGAGCTTTCCACTCCGGATTTACTTTCTGTTAACATCAACCTTTTCCTACTTTCCTCTCTCCTAACTTCTGCAAAGGCCTCTCTAAGGTTAGGAAATGGCTTGATTCCCATGACTCTCCCCCTGACTTCATCTAGGTCTCTATTTAAGCCAAGGAGAAATCGAACAGTCTTTTTTTGCTCAACAATCTTCTTATACAGTGCAGAATCATCAACACACTTCCAAGAATATACTTCGTATAGGTCTAGTTGCAGCCAGTAGCGTGTGAGAGTGTTATAGTATTGAGTAACGCTCATATCCCCTTGTTTAAGATCATACAGTCTCGTCTCAACCTCAAGTAGTTCAGAGGTATTTTCTGTTCTTGAGTATGTTTCAAGTGCCGCTTCCCATATGTCCTTGGCTGTTTTGTGAAGTAGGAAACTGTCCCCAACTTCAGTAGTCATGGAATTTATCAGCCAAGACATAACAAGGTGATCATCAATCTTCCAAGATCGGTGTTTGGGATCCGTAGTCTGCGGAGCCGCAGTTTTACCCGTGAGATGTCCATCTTTCCCTCTACCGCAAATATACATGAACACAGATTGTGACCATTGAAGATAATTCTGGCCATGGAGTTTGTGGTTTGTAACAATATTAGAGGAGAAATCAGGGATGGAGGAGATTGGGGAATTGACTTCGGAGGAAGTGACTTCCGAGGAAGATGCATTTGATGTCATGCCGTAGTTAGTGCCGTATTTAGTCATGCGTATGGCTGAACGACTAAGGACGAAGAAGGGATGAGGGCTGCCGTACTAATAAGAATGAAAAGAGGCGGCTATGGACGGCTTCGCCGGACGAATAAGAAAGAAAAGAGGCGGCTAGGGTACCGagatcggctctgataccatgaagCAATACAAACTGTTTTCTTATTATCTTCCAATAACAATATACAGTCCAACTATATATAGTTGATGTGATCCCATCAACTAAGGAAACAGAATAACAAACTAAGGAAACAGAATAACCTAAATCTAATCAAATCTAAATAACTAAGGAAACAGAATAACAAACTAAGGAAATAAAATAACCTAAATCTAATCAAatctaaataataaataaatattattcttctACATATTTGtacatttaaattttggaaAAGGTCCATTCGTTTAAGATTCTGattcaaaaaaatcatcaaCGAGCCACTACTTTAGCTATTTTGAACAATTACTGAAAGCGTTATTCTAACAGAAAGGCAATGAAAATATGTCTTGGACAGCATACACTTGGAACTAAATGTAGAAAATGcttatgaaattttttgattGTGAGCACAATCAAAATTAAGATAAATTCACCTGAGTTCTCCAGTTATGAAGATTGTGTTCCCCAAACCCCTTTAAAGGCATCACAACTGTAACCATTGGCAAGTTGACCTGATTATCATGCTCGAGGTCATTAATGTCATAACAAAGAAAAGCAAAGCTATTTCCATGTCTCGTGCTTTCTTTCAACCGTCTTATCTCTTTACCCCTGTGGCAAAAATTTCTCATTATAATGTACAAGTATGAGCTTCATGGAAAAAAATGACGTAGAAGATAATCCACGCCCAGTAAGGTAGTAAACTAATAACTAGACCGTCAACCATCAGATTCTGCTACCTGACAAAGGAAGCCAAAGCCCAGCCAAGAGCAAGAGTTAAGCAAATAAAAAATCCCTGTCatgtaaattaaaattaatatgtaGGAACCAAAATGGCAGAAATAAAATAGTACTAAATGATATCGAAACCAAAAAATATGCTGTTAGTTCTTTTCCCACAGAACAATAGATTGATGCCCTATATCTATCGTGCAGCAGacaataaatccaaaacttccAAAAATTCACATGATCACATCAAATATAAAACAGAATGCATCTTCATGCATTAGGTGACAATTTGATGAGACAATAAGGTTCCATTTTATCCTTCCATACTTTTTCTCTTTTCTGTATATAGTGATAAAATAACACCGAGCACAAGAATACAAGCATTAAATTTCTGTGTGATACCAAAACCTAAAGCATACATTTCTCAGGTTTGATGAAGCACCATTTGACCAAACAAAAGCACTCGAGAAAAGCTCCACAGTTTCAATAAACGGGATTAAAGAGTAAACCGAACCACAACCAACCAAGACTATTAAATTCATTTACAGCAGTGCATTGCTCAGTCACAGCTTTAAAAGTATTAAATGAAGATGAAAACAAGAGACACGTCATCAATGTTCATGTCTactaaatacataaaatatcaGATCCATGAGTGAAAGTTCCTACTCACACGTTAATTTTCAActttaaaattgcatgtccaGACAACATACCCAAGATCCTAAATTTTTTCAACCAAAAATTTTAGTACATCGACAGACAAATTGTCCAACACATTGGTCCATAGATCCCACGCACCCAAATGCGACGATTAATAGATGTGGCGATTCGCCTTGGGTTTACTGATAATTGGCCTTGTAATAGAGGCTCAAGGTGTGAGACTGTGAGTTGAAACGGTTGCACTTGGCAGTGGCCTGGGATAAAGGTTGTGTCAAAATCCAAAGGGTATGGCATACCCGACGCATAAAGTGAACATCAAAATGTAGGACTCTGGCAACATATCATTTACAAGAATTTGagttaacatttttattttcagcTATGAATTGTAGCACATCAACAACTGTTTTGTGCTCAACAAAAGCTATCAAAAGCAAGCAGTATCCTGTTTATTCATGCAGAGAAATATTGCACAAATGCAACATCGAACTCGGGGGGAACAAATTAAGACAATGTTGACAGGATTTTCCTTTGAGTTTTTCGCACCCTGCATATTCCCTACCCATTCAGAAAAGAAACAATGACATTAATAAGTAACCAGATGTGTTGGCATAAACGAACTTGAAGAAGCAACACTAAAAAGATTTAGTTCTAACCAAATAATCGGACATTCAACTTGACATCATAACCCCATTAAAGCCGATCCGTGTCTCGCTCACACATTACGTAATGCTTCGGTTGCCATAAACTAACCAGATCTAACTCAGAACATCTTGACtctcataaaaaataaaaataaacgtGAAATAAATAAGGATAGAAATATAGCGACCCAATTTCAACCTCAACCGCGTTTCGCCATAATTCAAACTCTCAACAACAAGTACCATAGGAAAAAATACTCACCACGGTTTAAAAAAAACTGCTcaaattgattaaaaaaaattctttgttATTCGGATTCAAACCACGAGCAAAAGCAGAATCACTCGAGCCAGCGCTCTACATTGCAATAGCATACAAAAGAACACGATCAAACACTGATTTTTCGCAATCTCCACACAGAATAAAAAAATACCCCACCTGGATCTGAACAAAAATTGCGAGAGGACTACAGCAAGCTCTGCTGGCAGCGAACAAAAATGCATCCAACGAATCAAAGGTAGACATTTTTACTCACAATGCTGGCACTTAAAAATACTACAACTATTTCCTTCATACAACTTTCCGCGACCTGGGACAAATCGGTGCCCTCGATTCCGTTCTATGAATATACGTACATTGCATATACGTAACTTGTGTTCGTATTGGCTCGTCTCTCTCAGATCGCCACCAACGGAAAGTACAAATGTAGAAAGGGGAAGACAGAAGAGAGGAAAAAGGAGAAACTCGCGAGAGACCGTATTTTTATATTGGGATCGGGATTGTGGTTCTATTCACAAATAATTTTCCggttactgaattttttttaaaaaaaattagggtTATTTATTTATCTCCAAATTAAATATGGTTATTAACGACATTTGGAGAGAGAGCATACCACAAAACACAACAATATTTAttccaatttttaattttacaaagaaaatgaaaatagtggaagaaaaattatataatgAATAATTGAATGACTCGAGGTTTTATGATGCACTTGAATCGAGAGATTTGAATTTGAATGCTTTACCTAGGATGAATTTATGCATTATTTGAATGTCAAAAATTTATATGAGATGATCGTATGAGTCAtgttttgtgagacgaatttttatttaggtcacccatgaaaaagtattactttttatgctaagagtaatactttttattgtgaatatcgataggattgacacttctcacatataaagattcgtgagaccgtctcacaggagACCTATTTGAATTTCTCAAGTTCAAATTTATATTTCCAAATCAAATTAGTTCGATTCCAGTGTCATagaaaaatgtggtattttaattCAAGACGTAAACATGAAGTGTTTTTTCTACATTATATAAAAGTAgtgtaataatatttttagaaatttcggtatttaaataaaattaaaatttcatgaatctCTGCGTAAAGTTTATAAAATCTGGGTTGGTGGAGGGGGTTGACAGTTGGATATGAGTAGTTAATTATGGGCAAATCCACGTGTGAGGTCGCACGTGCAAACCGGCAGGGATTTGCAATAAAATGTGATTTCCCGGAGAAGATGCTGATTTATGATCCGAATCTTAACATTAATGTCCTTTTCCATGCTCCCCTCATTGCACATGGCCATTTTTGGTCCCTCcgattttcttttaataatgtTTATTTGTATGATAAGTGACAACGCATATACAATatgaatttaaatttaaaacaaagAATTCAACTGATCTTTGATCTTTATacagttttttttatattattttgaggtatattaaaataaaaataatagcataattataaaaattaataagagCATTGTGGGATTTGGGAGggaatcaagaaaattttttgAATCACCAACAATTTTGATGACAGTCGGTCTCACCTCATCTCgcttaataatatatataatgaatgtGCACGTAACTTAATAATATAACTAATACATCGACGTACGCATTGTGTgttgtacaatattttttataatttatttattttatatcaaatgattatcaaaatgtaatcataaaaaatattgaagaactatactgtaattttgatgtacgaaatattttacaaattaaatttaatacaatagcatattttagtaagattattttttataattataaaaaacatatatttaattGATTTGGGGCAGATGCGAATATGCAAGTAAAAGGACAAATTCAACGTAACTTTGCCTCACATGTTAGGCCGACATATACGACACATTTAGACAATCATGTGGCGCATACCGAAAAATTAATCACCAATTGCTCTCTGGCACGCAAGACTCTGGAGCATACCGACGTAATTTTTTCAATCATGGAGTACCCTAATTTGAATCTGACACTTTAGCTAGCAAAATTATATTTGAACTTAAATTCCCCATCACATTAAATATTAAGTACATTTTGTATGTTTTATCAGATTTGTCTTATCATGGGTTTAATTTTATAGACCAGGATTCTTTCGAATACAATAtaacaacaattaaaaaaaGAACATTTTTGCCTtgattttcatttaaaaaaaggaCAGAGATGATAAATAAGCTAAACTGCCTAACAAGGTGAGATATGGACCCCCATTTTCCATTGAAATGTCATCATAGCAGTACAAGGATTACGTGTGTAAATAGAAAACGCATGCAATCTGCCAAACCAATAAGAAAACAATTCACTTTTCATTCTAAAATTGTCATGGCCAAAAGTAAGGGAATACTCGTTACGAAGCTAAGCGATAGGAGCATTTGATTCATGTGACGTGAAAGGAAAGTTTCAAACTGTGGCAACTGATATCAAAGGGATCTCGGGGTGTGATTTATAAGGAAATTCCAATGTAATGTGTACTTGGGGCGACTTCCGGAGCTATCAACCCGTAGAGTAGAGTTGAGGCGGCCCGTAACTATGTAACCTGTGATAAGGACTCAAATTCTAGAGGATGCATGGTAAATGCTGGCTAAGGATTGCATGTAGTTGGAAATTGAAAGTTCGGTCATGCTTCAAATGGCTAAATGGCTGATTTTGAGATTCAATTTGGCAGATTGTGCGCGACGGTGTGATATAAGCCACCAAAGAGTTGCAAATCTGAATAAATGCACCGCACAAAAGTCAAATGATTTCACTTATTCTGCATTCCCGTTTCTTATTCTAACAAGTGCTTCTTATATAGAGGCACAACGCACAAGTGTCTTACACAGCAGTAGAACAACACTAGTGACATAAAACTAAAATAGCAATAAAACAACTATATGACTAAAAATGAAGACTTTTATGTAATATCCTTCAAAGAGGCAGGTTTGTTTGCTTAATTTTCGTTGGATCGTAACACCAGATGTAATGAAAATACGATGACAAGAAGTTTGAGTCTGACCAGAATATTTTGTTCAACTATGTTTCACTCTTTTTGGACATGGTCAACACTATCACAAATACTTCCCAATCAGGTGATTCAGCATAACACCTGCTGCAACACTTACGTTCAAGCTTTCCACAGCCAAGAAGGACCGGAATTCTTGACCTGGATTTTCAATGTTGCCAGTATCTTCATCTCCTGTCATTATCAAATCTATGGGAAGATTTCCGGGAATTCTAATCAACTGAGTGCAAGATCTCTCCACCAATGGCCTCAAACCCGTGCCTTCGCTGCCCAGTACAAGGATCGTAGGAGCACCAGGCACAACTTCATTCAAAGGAACGGTTTTTGAAGAAATCGAACCACCAAGAACCCGCCAACCATTTCTAGAAGATGAAGTCAAGAACTGCATCATATTCTTGCACGATCTAAGCTCCATTAGTTCGAGTGAACCCGCACTGGCCTTGCTCACAACCCCACTTAACGGGGCCGAGTTCTTAGCACACAACACTACCCCAGAAGCACCAAAAAAATAAGCAGATCGAATTATCGCCCCCAAATTTTGAGGATCAGTGACCTCATCCAACGCCAGCCAAAGAGGGCCCTTTTCGGACTCAATAGAAATAGGTTCCAACTCCTTTATCCCGACCATTTCCAGCGGTGAAGCATCAAGGACCAGGCCCTGGTGAGGCctattatcaactaccatgttcaAATCATGCTTTGATAGCTCTTTTTGGCTTAATCCAAGCTTCTCAGCCATCTTTAAAACTTTCTCGAAACCTTTCTTGTCCTTCTTTTTCCTATTATTCGTACCCAAATCTAAAccttcttgaatatacaatgcATAGAATTCTCTTCGTGCAGCCGAAAGTGCAGCCAAAACAGGACCAACTCCATAGATTCCTTCTCCAACTAGTTTTGGTACCGTAGATTCTTTAGCTTCTTTCCATGTCTTCCTACCCCAATTTTCCTGATTAATCCATGTCCTAACTTCTGGTCTTTCCGATCCTGATTTTACATCGACAAATTTGCTTACCTTGTTCCTAATTTTATCCCATCTTGGATCATCCCCAACCTCCACATCCCCATCCCCATCCCCGTCCTCACTAAAGTCGTCTGCATTCCTCAACTCATTTCTCCTACCTTTGAATTTTCGGTTTTCTCTAATTTCCATCCTACCTTTTAAAAACTTTTCTGCCGATTCCTCCCATGGAGACCGAAACACTTTACTCACCTCACTACTTCCTACTTCTCTTTTTTCCCTCCCCCTGGATTTTGCCAACCAAGGAAGGGTCTTTTTGCTCCTCTCAACCTCAACCTCAATCTCAGAATACGAACTGTTAAAACGTCTCGCACCCAATTGTGAACAACTCAAGACAACACTTTGCACACAAAAACGCAGTTTAGCTGACGTTTCACGACACCGCAGAAACTGTTGACCCGGTTTTTCACAAGACCCGATAATTGAATGATAACCAGCAAACATGGAAACGGGATTTAAACTTCCCATTCTGGAGGGCTGCACAGAAATTCTAAAAACTAAAGGGAATGCGTGAGGTCTTGCCATATTACAGCACATAGAGAGCTATAAGCTTTTGAGATTCGAAGAAACCAATAGTTGAAAATGAAATTACCGAACAGTCAATTAGAAATACACCCAAATTCAAATGAAAAGGTAATAAATGTGTCTAAAATCATTTCCAACGAACTACACCGTACCATCTTCCTCCGGAGCGGGGTAGAGGGTTTATCCGAGTATACCAGGGAAAGCATCCACCTGGCGGAATAGCATAAGAAAGCTTGAGTGGATGACAGAAACGACGTCGTATGTACTTTGGGCCACGCTCATATCAGCGTCCAACCCAAATTCCTACAAGATGGGCCTATTAATACAAACTTATTATGTCCAGTAAATGACATATTAATGTAACTTACAGCAAAGAGCCCATACATGAGTGGGTGTCTCGGATATTTACCttttgttaaattaattttaaatactttATTATAAACTAACTTCAAGTGCAGacttttgaaaataaattaaactcgattaaaagtaaaaatgatataaatgaatatattcaaacatatttgaaattttagagagaaaaatataattatatttcaaaGTTTAAATTCAATCGGAGTGGTCTTCACCAGATAAATTTATGAGCAATttcatataagaataaaaaaatatttgttaaaattattattttatcaattttttattttaatttttttgtacgTACACAAGCGTATTTTATTTACCAGTAATTTATACAACACAACATACTCGAGCATTATATAGACGGATGTACCACGCACTGTGTGAAAATAAACAGAATAAGAATACCGTCATTTCCATAGACCGCAAAATCAAAGCTGAGTAATTAAGTACATATTGCGTTATTATATGAAATTATAtactattttaaaaaatccaTAAATGAATATATTAGAACAGTAAATCGAATTACATGAGTCATCTATGATGAAGAGGGTATGAAAAATGCGAACAGCTGATATTTGTTTGGGCATGAGCAGACGATCTTATAAGTTCTCCCATGGCGATCAGCATTTTGAAGGTTCAACAAATGTCCAACAGCATTTTGAATTCGGGATATGCTTGCTCATCGGTGCATGAGAAAGTTCAAGAAGGTATCGTGGGAGTCAGCAACAAACCTTAAATCACGTTTCTGCTGCCAAAGGGTGTTCAATGACGGAATCTCACCAAGCTAACCGCCGAGTTCTGCTCGAGTTGGAATCACAGGTACAAGATAATTCCCGTATGGAGAGTCAAATATTCTAAAACTTGTCATGCAGCCGTCTTGCTGTGCTTCAGTTACAGCAAAATCCCTCGCCTGTTGAATTCTTGAGTTGACACGGCTCATATGAGTCTCATCGCCCTACATAGTTGTCATGAATAAGTTAACTAAATTGCAATCGACAGAAGCTGAAGTGAGAGAACACAAATGGTGAGAACAAAATTGACGTACTGTTGATTTATCGATAAGCATCATAACGGCGTCTCGCTTTTCCAGTGATGAGACAACAGGTGTCGAATGAGCGGGGCTGTAATCATATGCACGACAAAGTTAATCACCTAATTAGAATCAAGAAACCCATAAAACAATTTATCATCTAAGGTAAGGCAATTACTCATTATGTTCGTGAAACTACTGACGACTAAAAGAGGAATCTGAGCAGGTTTGCCCAGGAGAAATCACAACGGCAATGAACCGAATATAATGAAATCAAGAATTTTACACATTAAATGGACGCTTGTTCTCTGTTCAAGGCTAGATAATCCTAAATAAGTTAAAAATTGACAAGGTAATTACTAGCTATCAGCCAGAGCGGATGCGTTGAGATTAAAGAAGAACAATGCTGTTCGAATCCGGACAGCAACAGGATCAGAGCAATTACAAAATAGATCCACATAAATGAGGCAAATCCATTTCAAGCAAGGATCATAATTTTTAAAACCCACAAAAGGCCTAGACTGATGGTTTATCGAGACTCGCCCCTTGCATTCCGAAACAAGCTAAAGCGCAGCCCTTCGATGAAGAGCAGCGTGCCTCAACCACTAAGTCCAACCATGAAGGCTGAAGCATGACACTTAAATGTACGGTGTCCTAAATCCAAAATGAACTGCAAGATAAATATAACATAGTTCGCATCACTGCATAATTATCGTTTGATGAGGAATTTACCGATTTTTTACATTTTACCTGAAGTTCGCATCATTGCGTAATTATCAATTGATCAGGAATTTGTACTCATTACCAAATCGTGTATCTTACGTAGCATGAATTCAACCATTTTTCAGTAATCAAGAGAAAGAACCCGTTATTAATTCGAGTGATATCGGGTAACATCACTGATCGCTATGAAAAATCCCACGAAATCCATCATTTTGCTCCATAAATTCACATATCTCGAGTCAATTCAATCCACACGATAACGTACAAAACAGCAACCTAAAGATGAGACCAAATACCTTTCGAAAGCTGCGGCATCTGTTTTCTTCCTCTTTGGTGGAGGCTTGAATTTCATGGGTCTAATTCCAGATTTCAGCTATAATTGAGCCCTTAGTAATCGCAGTCGCTCGCGGAGCGATGAAGTCGTCCTTAAATGGGCCTAATATTTGGGCTTTGTTTGCTCAGCCGAAAATCTAACCCTACCCTCCGAATCTGCGAAACTTGTAACGACTTCGAAGGATGGGAATTTCTTCCGAATTTTATCGAGAATCCGGCCAGAATGGAAGATGGTATAGAGGATATTTTTtacttaattaaaaaatatgtaaTCGAATTTGGGAATTTTGGATATACAGTACAGCAGTTGAggaaatttgtaaaataatttcaattaactatttaattaaaaaaataacctATATAAATTATTGACTGGGTTGAAAAACAAAGTACCTTGTCAGAGATGTGGGCGGgtcttaaaaaattatatacgaatattcgataagctttatatatatatatatataatgattttaattttaattcgtTTTTATTGAACGATATCAGTTAGATGTGATGAAGAAATCATTAGTATAtagtttatgttattttttatgataGTGATATAAGGATAaatt encodes:
- the LOC142545618 gene encoding uncharacterized protein LOC142545618, giving the protein MCCNMARPHAFPLVFRISVQPSRMGSLNPVSMFAGYHSIIGSCEKPGQQFLRCRETSAKLRFCVQSVVLSCSQLGARRFNSSYSEIEVEVERSKKTLPWLAKSRGREKREVGSSEVSKVFRSPWEESAEKFLKGRMEIRENRKFKGRRNELRNADDFSEDGDGDGDVEVGDDPRWDKIRNKVSKFVDVKSGSERPEVRTWINQENWGRKTWKEAKESTVPKLVGEGIYGVGPVLAALSAARREFYALYIQEGLDLGTNNRKKKDKKGFEKVLKMAEKLGLSQKELSKHDLNMVVDNRPHQGLVLDASPLEMVGIKELEPISIESEKGPLWLALDEVTDPQNLGAIIRSAYFFGASGVVLCAKNSAPLSGVVSKASAGSLELMELRSCKNMMQFLTSSSRNGWRVLGGSISSKTVPLNEVVPGAPTILVLGSEGTGLRPLVERSCTQLIRIPGNLPIDLIMTGDEDTGNIENPGQEFRSFLAVESLNVSVAAGVMLNHLIGKYL
- the LOC142545619 gene encoding uncharacterized protein LOC142545619; the encoded protein is MKFKPPPKRKKTDAAAFESPAHSTPVVSSLEKRDAVMMLIDKSTGDETHMSRVNSRIQQARDFAVTEAQQDGCMTSFRIFDSPYGNYLVPVIPTRAELGG